In Podospora pseudopauciseta strain CBS 411.78 chromosome 3, whole genome shotgun sequence, one genomic interval encodes:
- a CDS encoding hypothetical protein (EggNog:ENOG503NVM4; COG:S) — protein MPLQLYQLQRAGENVPSIISSLSTRSSTASSPITTININRYVLSGSLTRETGVIGGPVPGSRRCVHFDVTLRYLPLFREKLLTDRCLQSYFIMLPVFLLQSKFSALQRETKPPQPLPVGSRLAIIYNHPKDGQLGDLLYKMVIRSTSNPYGGHSYVSDDPSDFHPISRPRTACPTFSTTLKTSLLSPGLLLHSTLLPSLALNSSLASISYTVARLTNRLEAKDLIWPLGPLLNAWWSAVFRHQFAHHPVSLFSAYKALARPEKLVLTGVTLWGGRLFYRVLSRMLKREKGRDKPAYESLKRQHGFSWNKIWWKKFVPEIGWLTLISLPVVTPFRLGYYSGAVIQQSLTSITQKGWAQALSVGLFTMGLSMEVLADWQLDRFKMGKGIGIGPGTRSRAGSLEKENGNGVKFTQPGWTVETGVNGRRVSISRERENREEKICKEGVWGIVRHPNYLGDALVHLSFPLMLYASDLLTPIAMLGPLANYLYLRCVGGDKTDEYTRTRRYSSEDVSKKIEFDRYRRERNSFWPDKGQIHNKWTWIVVGCGVAGALIERLIMGVV, from the exons ATGCCTCTTCAGCTGTACCAGCTGCAGAGAGCCGGGGAAAATGTTCCATCAATTATCTCCTCATTATCAACACGATCATCAACTGCCTCATCTCCTATTACCACCATCAATATCAACAGGTACGTGCTTTCAGGCTCTTTGACACGGGAGACTGGCGTCATCGGTGGCCCTGTGCCCGGCTCCCGTCGATGCGTACATTTCGACGTCACTCTTCGCTACCTACCACTTTTCAGAGAGAAATTGCTAACCGATAGGTGTCTCCAGTCCTACTTTATTATGCTTCCTGTATTTCTTCTCCAGTCCAAGTTCTCAGCACTGCAAAGAGAGACCAAACCGCCCCAACCTCTTCCAGTTGGCTCTCGGCTTGCCATCATCTACAACCACCCAAAGGACGGCCAACTCGGCGATCTCTTGTACAAGATGGTCATTCGATCAACTTCCAACCCATATGGGGGGCATAGTTATGTCTCTGACGATCCTTCCGATTTCCACCCCATATCGCGTCCACGGACAGCATGTCCCACCTTCAGCACAACTCTCAAGACTTCCCTACTGTCTCCAGGGCTGCTGTTGCATTCCACTCTTCTCCCGTCACTGGCGTTGAACTCCTCTCTTGCAAGCATATCATACACTGTGGCTCGGCTCACCAACCGCTTGGAAGCCAAAGACCTGATCTGGCCCCTCGGTCCCCTCCTCAACGCATGGTGGTCCGCCGTGTTTCGGCATCAATTTGCACACCACCCAGTTTCCCTCTTTTCCGCTTACAAGGCCCTCGCTCGCCCTGAGAAGCTTGTTTTGACTGGAGTGACTCTGTGGGGAGGCAGACTCTTTTACCGGGTGCTCTCCCGGATGCtcaagagggagaagggtcGTGACAAGCCCGCCTACGAGTCGCTCAAGCGTCAGCATGGCTTCAGCTGGAACAAGATCTGGTGGAAGAAGTTTGTGCCCGAGATTGGCTGGTTGACCCTCATCAGCCTTCCTGTCGTCACACCTTTCAGACTGGGATACTACTCAGGCGCAGTGATCCAGCAGTCGCTGACGTCAATCACACAGAAGGGCTGGGCTCAAGCCTTGTCAGTCGGCTTGTTTACTATGGGTCTCAGCATGGAAGTCTTGGCCGATTGGCAGTTGGACCGATTCAAGATGGGCAAGGGAATTGGAATTGGCCCTGGCACCAGGAGCCGAGCGGGTAGTCTGGAGAAAGAAAATGGAAATGGCGTCAAGTTTACCCAGCCAGGTTGGACTGTCGAGACAGGAGTGAATGGACGCAGAGTTTCCATCAgcagagagagggagaaCCGTGAAGAGAAGATTTGCAAGGAAGGGGTTTGGGGTATTGTGAGACATCCCAA CTATCTCGGCGACGCCCTCGTCCACCTGTCGTTTCCACTCATGCTCTATGCGTCCGACCTCCTCACTCCGATCGCCATGCTTGGTCCTCTGGCGAACTACCTCTACCTTCGATGTGTCGGCGGCGACAAGACCGACGAGTACACGCGAACCAGACGATACTCATCTGAGGACGTCAGCAAGAAGATCGAGTTCGACCGCTACCGTCGAGAGCGAAACAGCTTCTGGCCGGACAAGGGCCAGATTCACAATAAGTGGACATGGATCGTGGTCGGCTGTGGCGTGGCGGGCGCACTGATCGAGAGACTAATCATGGGTGTTGTTTGA